In one window of Saprospiraceae bacterium DNA:
- the rpmJ gene encoding 50S ribosomal protein L36, protein MKVRPSIKKRSVDCKIVRRKGKLYVINKKNPKFKQRQG, encoded by the coding sequence ATGAAAGTCCGTCCGTCCATCAAGAAGCGCTCCGTTGATTGCAAGATAGTTCGCCGCAAAGGCAAGCTATACGTCATCAACAAGAAAAACCCAAAGTTCAAACAACGGCAAGGATAA
- the map gene encoding type I methionyl aminopeptidase, whose amino-acid sequence MGIFSSGIEGKRVFYKTNDEIEMMRKANLVVSKTLGHVASLLRPGITGAEIDKAAEEFIRDHKGRPAFKGYGDADNPFPGSLCISYNDIVVHGIPSKREFKEDDIVSIDCGVELDGFYGDAAFTFAFANVGEPTMELLSVTYASLYKAIEQAVHGKRVGDIAFAVQEYCERQHKYYVVRDLVGHGVGRSLHEDPEVPNYGKRGKGPLLLDGLVLAIEPMINLGTRDVYQDEDGWTIHARDRGPSAHYEHSVAVRRSKADILSTHEFILEAIKNNKSLKEVYPKN is encoded by the coding sequence ATGGGAATTTTTTCGAGCGGCATTGAAGGCAAACGTGTCTTTTACAAAACGAACGACGAAATCGAGATGATGCGGAAAGCCAACTTGGTTGTTTCCAAAACATTGGGTCACGTCGCAAGTCTGCTCAGGCCGGGCATCACGGGTGCTGAAATTGACAAGGCTGCCGAAGAATTCATCCGCGACCACAAGGGGCGGCCAGCGTTCAAGGGTTATGGCGATGCCGACAATCCTTTCCCCGGCTCTCTTTGCATCTCTTACAACGATATTGTGGTGCATGGCATCCCAAGCAAGAGAGAGTTCAAGGAGGATGACATCGTCTCTATTGATTGCGGGGTGGAATTGGACGGATTCTATGGCGACGCGGCCTTCACTTTTGCGTTTGCCAACGTGGGAGAGCCAACGATGGAGCTGCTGAGCGTCACATACGCCTCTCTTTACAAGGCAATCGAGCAAGCAGTGCATGGCAAAAGAGTGGGCGATATTGCATTCGCGGTTCAAGAATACTGTGAGCGCCAACACAAATACTATGTGGTGAGAGATTTAGTTGGTCATGGAGTCGGGCGGTCACTACACGAGGACCCCGAAGTGCCCAACTACGGCAAGCGAGGCAAAGGCCCGCTGTTACTTGACGGATTGGTGTTGGCGATTGAGCCTATGATAAATCTGGGAACCAGAGATGTGTATCAGGATGAGGACGGTTGGACGATTCATGCACGCGACCGTGGCCCCAGCGCACACTATGAACACTCGGTGGCCGTGAGAAGATCGAAGGCCGATATTCTCTCCACGCACGAGTTCATTTTGGAGGCAATAAAAAATAACAAATCGTTGAAGGAAGTTTACCCGAAAAATTAG
- the rpsM gene encoding 30S ribosomal protein S13, with amino-acid sequence MARLAGVDLPRNKRGVIGLTYIYGIGPSTAKAILDKAGIDENTKVEKWTDENIKILSRIIADEYKTEGQLKAEVQMNIKRLMDIGCYRGLRHRKGLPLRGQRTRTNARTRKGKRKTVANKKKATK; translated from the coding sequence ATGGCACGTTTAGCTGGCGTGGATTTGCCCCGCAATAAAAGAGGGGTCATTGGTCTGACCTACATTTATGGCATTGGCCCTTCTACTGCCAAAGCCATTCTGGATAAGGCAGGTATTGACGAAAACACCAAAGTGGAAAAATGGACGGACGAGAACATCAAAATCCTCTCCCGTATCATTGCCGACGAATACAAGACCGAAGGCCAACTCAAAGCCGAGGTGCAGATGAACATTAAGCGTCTCATGGACATCGGTTGCTACCGCGGCTTGCGCCACCGCAAAGGTCTCCCGTTGCGTGGTCAGCGTACCCGTACCAATGCCCGTACCCGTAAAGGCAAACGTAAAACGGTGGCAAACAAGAAAAAAGCAACGAAATAA
- the infA gene encoding translation initiation factor IF-1, with the protein MAKEDIIKQDGEVTEALSNANFKVRLENGHVILATISGKMRMHYIRILPGDKVSVEMSPYDLTRGRIIYRYK; encoded by the coding sequence ATGGCAAAAGAAGACATTATCAAACAAGACGGCGAAGTCACAGAGGCGCTCTCCAACGCAAACTTCAAAGTACGCTTGGAAAACGGCCATGTGATACTGGCGACCATCTCGGGCAAAATGCGTATGCACTACATCCGTATTCTTCCCGGCGACAAGGTTTCCGTGGAAATGTCGCCGTACGATTTGACAAGAGGTAGAATCATTTACCGCTATAAATAA